The Elaeis guineensis isolate ETL-2024a chromosome 13, EG11, whole genome shotgun sequence genome includes a region encoding these proteins:
- the LOC105032464 gene encoding protein AUXIN RESPONSE 4 isoform X2 — translation MAETSKKQEEKAEEPLLPQEPSKRPSLSTPTKPSPPARAFAFWAYFTISVSLLTFLLASLPSLRPPDHRSWFLSLPDDLRHHYSQGKLIKVHTNPSRPPIQVFAVEHGPRDGEVVVLIHGLGCSSFSFRHVLRLLGSSGLHAVAIDLPGSGFSDKRDLREEGRWGGIFGRIGDVYSEIREKGLFWGFDQLVETGQVSYEEIVSRDSMRYGAESSGYGSAEMGRVIGQVIDSMALAPAHLVLHDSALGPGANWVSMNPGLVQSVTFIDPAAESVAFPSWMLGPPVVGELLLASRFTFSRLLRLCCSRTMDGSVAEAYRFLLKGKDGRKSVVAAGKALNYSFDLGEWAGTEVVKDMAFQVLWSNSWSDRWIDEGKRAASAIPKAKFASHSGGRWPQLTFIELEDWTLIL, via the exons ATGGCGGAAACGTCGAAGAAACAAGAAGAGAAGGCCGAAGAGCCCCTTCTGCCCCAAGAACCCAGCAAACGACCCTCCCTCTCAACCCCGACCAAACCCAGTCCCCCCGCCAGAGCCTTCGCCTTCTGGGCTTACTTCACCATCTCCGTctccctcctcaccttcctcctcgCCTCACTCCCTTCCCTCCGCCCCCCGGACCACCGTTCCTGGTTCCTCAGCCTCCCCGACGATCTCCGCCACCATTATTCCCAGGGCAAGCTCATCAAGGTCCACACGAACCCTAGCCGCCCCCCCATCCAAGTCTTCGCCGTGGAACACGGCCCTAGGGACGGGGAAGTTGTGGTTTTGATCCATGGGTTGGGCTGCAGCTCCTTCTCTTTCCGCCATGTCCTCCGGTTGCTCGGCTCCAGCGGTCTCCATGCCGTCGCCATCGATCTACCGGGCTCAGGCTTTTCGGATAAGCGGGATTTGAGGGAGGAAGGGAGATGGGGAGGGATTTTTGGTCGGATTGGGGATGTTTATAGTGAAATCAGAGAGAAAGGTTTATTTTGGGGATTCGATCAGCTCGTTGAGACAGGGCAGGTCTCTTATGAGGAGATTGTTAGTAGGGATTCTATGAGATATGGTGCTGAGAGCTCCGGATATGGGTCAGCGGAGATGGGACGAGTGATAGGGCAGGTCATTGATTCAATGGCGCTGGCGCCTGCCCATTTGGTGCTCCATGATTCAGCATTGGGGCCTGGAGCCAATTGGGTTTCCATGAATCCAGGACTGGTGCAAAGTGTGACATTTATCGATCCTGCTGCAGAATCTGTGGCATTTCCTTCATGGATGCTCGGACCGCCGGTTGTTGGGGAGCTCCTTCTTGCATCTCGGTTTACATTTTCTAGGTTACTCAGATTGTGCTGCTCGAGGACCATGGATGGGTCGGTGGCTGAGGCTTATAGGTTTCTATTAAAGGGGAAGGATGGGAGGAAGTCAGTGGTTGCAGCCGGGAAGGCGCTGAATTATAGTTTCGATTTGGGAGAATGGGCAGGCACAGAAGTGGTGAAGGACATGGCATTTCAGGTTCTCTGGTCCAATTCTTGGTCGGATAGATGGATTGATGAAGGCAAGCGAGCTGCTTCTGCCATTCCGAAAGCAAAATTTGCTTCCCATTCTGGTGGGCGATGGCCCCAG CTCACTTTCATTGAGTTAGAGGACTGGACCTTGATCCTGTAG
- the LOC105032464 gene encoding protein AUXIN RESPONSE 4 isoform X1, producing MAETSKKQEEKAEEPLLPQEPSKRPSLSTPTKPSPPARAFAFWAYFTISVSLLTFLLASLPSLRPPDHRSWFLSLPDDLRHHYSQGKLIKVHTNPSRPPIQVFAVEHGPRDGEVVVLIHGLGCSSFSFRHVLRLLGSSGLHAVAIDLPGSGFSDKRDLREEGRWGGIFGRIGDVYSEIREKGLFWGFDQLVETGQVSYEEIVSRDSMRYGAESSGYGSAEMGRVIGQVIDSMALAPAHLVLHDSALGPGANWVSMNPGLVQSVTFIDPAAESVAFPSWMLGPPVVGELLLASRFTFSRLLRLCCSRTMDGSVAEAYRFLLKGKDGRKSVVAAGKALNYSFDLGEWAGTEVVKDMAFQVLWSNSWSDRWIDEGKRAASAIPKAKFASHSGGRWPQEDAAEEISEMIVRFVSSLPKSVKQKREEPLPEHIQKMFDEASDGHHDHHHQHHHHHHHHHHGHGQEHAAGYFDMYGLGQGWGR from the exons ATGGCGGAAACGTCGAAGAAACAAGAAGAGAAGGCCGAAGAGCCCCTTCTGCCCCAAGAACCCAGCAAACGACCCTCCCTCTCAACCCCGACCAAACCCAGTCCCCCCGCCAGAGCCTTCGCCTTCTGGGCTTACTTCACCATCTCCGTctccctcctcaccttcctcctcgCCTCACTCCCTTCCCTCCGCCCCCCGGACCACCGTTCCTGGTTCCTCAGCCTCCCCGACGATCTCCGCCACCATTATTCCCAGGGCAAGCTCATCAAGGTCCACACGAACCCTAGCCGCCCCCCCATCCAAGTCTTCGCCGTGGAACACGGCCCTAGGGACGGGGAAGTTGTGGTTTTGATCCATGGGTTGGGCTGCAGCTCCTTCTCTTTCCGCCATGTCCTCCGGTTGCTCGGCTCCAGCGGTCTCCATGCCGTCGCCATCGATCTACCGGGCTCAGGCTTTTCGGATAAGCGGGATTTGAGGGAGGAAGGGAGATGGGGAGGGATTTTTGGTCGGATTGGGGATGTTTATAGTGAAATCAGAGAGAAAGGTTTATTTTGGGGATTCGATCAGCTCGTTGAGACAGGGCAGGTCTCTTATGAGGAGATTGTTAGTAGGGATTCTATGAGATATGGTGCTGAGAGCTCCGGATATGGGTCAGCGGAGATGGGACGAGTGATAGGGCAGGTCATTGATTCAATGGCGCTGGCGCCTGCCCATTTGGTGCTCCATGATTCAGCATTGGGGCCTGGAGCCAATTGGGTTTCCATGAATCCAGGACTGGTGCAAAGTGTGACATTTATCGATCCTGCTGCAGAATCTGTGGCATTTCCTTCATGGATGCTCGGACCGCCGGTTGTTGGGGAGCTCCTTCTTGCATCTCGGTTTACATTTTCTAGGTTACTCAGATTGTGCTGCTCGAGGACCATGGATGGGTCGGTGGCTGAGGCTTATAGGTTTCTATTAAAGGGGAAGGATGGGAGGAAGTCAGTGGTTGCAGCCGGGAAGGCGCTGAATTATAGTTTCGATTTGGGAGAATGGGCAGGCACAGAAGTGGTGAAGGACATGGCATTTCAGGTTCTCTGGTCCAATTCTTGGTCGGATAGATGGATTGATGAAGGCAAGCGAGCTGCTTCTGCCATTCCGAAAGCAAAATTTGCTTCCCATTCTGGTGGGCGATGGCCCCAG GAGGATGCAGCAGAAGAAATAAGTGAAATGATTGTTCGGTTTGTATCGTCACTGCCGAAATCTGTTAAGCAGAAAAGGGAAGAGCCTCTTCCAGAGCACATCCAGAAGATGTTTGATGAAGCAAGTGATGGCCACCATGACCATCACCACcagcaccaccaccaccaccaccatcaccaTCATGGTCATGGTCAAGAACATGCAGCTGGTTATTTTGATATGTATGGTCTTGGTCAGGGTTGGGGGAGATGA